Proteins from a single region of Candidatus Parcubacteria bacterium:
- the tgt gene encoding tRNA guanosine(34) transglycosylase Tgt (Derived by automated computational analysis using gene prediction method: Protein Homology. GO_component: GO:0005737 - cytoplasm [Evidence IEA]; GO_function: GO:0008479 - tRNA-guanosine(34) queuine transglycosylase activity [Evidence IEA]; GO_process: GO:0006400 - tRNA modification [Evidence IEA]), with product MIVWKNKNGYRQGKIKTPHGLLTTPFFMPDATRGVVKHLTTNDLKQVGTSALVVNTFHLYLRPGIKTIEKAGGLHQFMSYPGPLLSDSGGFQVFSLIHRRPGHGDINDQRARFKSPLDGSFHELTPEKSIQIQFSLGVDFMICLDDCPPNEFSRPDLEAAVARTIAWARRAKAEYNRQVKKRGLSEVARPRLLAVIQGGVDIDLRQACAAALVEIGFDGYGFGARPVDKEGNFLAGVMAATAAAIPETSLRFALGVGLPEDIYRAYLMGWDMFDCVIPTREGRHGKLFSFKPRFKEFKKPASRSKIVATAPDFYQTTNILRAEYAHDQRPINPQSNFPELRTYSRAYLHHLFKSGEPLGQRLASLNNLEFFNELLNKLKDLAD from the coding sequence ATGATTGTTTGGAAAAATAAAAATGGCTATCGTCAAGGAAAAATAAAAACGCCCCACGGATTACTCACCACGCCATTTTTTATGCCGGATGCGACGAGAGGTGTAGTTAAGCATTTAACAACCAATGATCTCAAGCAAGTGGGAACAAGTGCTTTGGTGGTTAATACTTTCCATCTTTATCTGCGGCCGGGGATAAAAACAATTGAAAAAGCCGGCGGCTTACATCAATTTATGAGTTATCCGGGCCCCTTATTATCAGATAGTGGCGGCTTTCAGGTGTTTTCTTTGATTCACCGACGGCCGGGCCACGGCGACATTAATGATCAGCGAGCCCGGTTTAAATCGCCGTTAGATGGCAGTTTTCACGAGCTCACCCCGGAAAAATCTATCCAAATCCAATTCTCTTTGGGGGTTGATTTCATGATTTGTTTAGATGATTGTCCGCCGAATGAATTTTCGCGACCGGATTTAGAGGCGGCAGTGGCGCGAACAATTGCTTGGGCGCGTCGAGCTAAAGCGGAATATAATCGGCAAGTTAAAAAAAGAGGTTTAAGTGAAGTAGCGCGACCGCGCTTATTGGCGGTTATCCAAGGAGGGGTGGATATCGATTTGCGCCAAGCTTGTGCCGCCGCTTTGGTGGAAATCGGTTTTGATGGTTATGGTTTTGGGGCGCGCCCGGTTGATAAAGAGGGTAATTTTTTAGCGGGTGTGATGGCAGCGACGGCGGCGGCGATTCCCGAAACTAGTTTACGCTTTGCGCTCGGAGTTGGTTTACCAGAAGATATTTATCGTGCTTACCTGATGGGCTGGGATATGTTTGACTGCGTGATTCCTACTAGAGAAGGACGGCATGGGAAGTTATTTTCTTTTAAGCCCCGCTTTAAGGAATTTAAGAAGCCAGCTTCGCGTTCGAAAATAGTGGCGACGGCGCCGGATTTTTACCAAACGACTAATATTTTGCGAGCCGAGTACGCTCATGATCAGCGACCAATTAATCCTCAGAGCAATTTTCCTGAGCTAAGAACTTACAGCCGCGCTTACTTACATCATCTTTTTAAGAGCGGAGAACCCTTGGGTCAACGTTTGGCTAGTTTAAATAATTTAGAATTTTTTAATGAATTGTTGAATAAACTTAAAGATTTAGCCGATTAA
- the pyk gene encoding pyruvate kinase (Derived by automated computational analysis using gene prediction method: Protein Homology. GO_component: GO:0005737 - cytoplasm [Evidence IEA]; GO_function: GO:0004743 - pyruvate kinase activity [Evidence IEA]; GO_process: GO:0006096 - glycolytic process [Evidence IEA]), producing MTRTKIIATVGPKTETAETLEPLLKNGVDMVRLNFSHATEEQYLRVQKIVKNFNKKNERSVSMMLDLQGPRIRVGVIPEDNLTMRLGEEFVFEYSTKPYEPGGSIPIDSKELPDSIKKGHQLFLANGAIELVVKKVKDGKVTAQVINSGVLSSHKGVNVPNTDLKDFGLTAKDKRDLKIGLKVGVDCVALSFVQTADDVLRLRKLIGKKPIKIISKIERGIALENINDIIEVSDIIMVARGDLGIEVPAERLPIIQKNLISQAHWHKRPAILATQVMTSMIKNPHPTRAEVSDIANAVIDGADMIMLSDETTVGNYPLEAVKMLKKVIVYTEESLTKKYF from the coding sequence ATGACGAGAACTAAAATTATTGCGACCGTTGGTCCAAAAACAGAAACAGCTGAAACTTTAGAACCGCTTTTAAAAAACGGTGTTGACATGGTGCGTTTAAATTTTTCTCATGCCACCGAGGAGCAGTATCTGCGCGTCCAAAAAATTGTTAAAAATTTTAATAAAAAAAACGAACGCTCGGTGTCAATGATGCTTGATTTACAGGGTCCGAGAATCCGAGTGGGGGTAATTCCGGAAGATAATTTAACTATGCGTTTGGGGGAAGAATTTGTCTTTGAATATTCCACCAAGCCTTACGAACCTGGCGGTTCAATCCCGATTGATTCAAAAGAACTGCCGGATAGTATAAAAAAAGGTCATCAATTATTCTTAGCTAATGGCGCGATCGAATTAGTCGTTAAAAAAGTTAAAGACGGTAAAGTGACGGCTCAAGTAATTAATAGTGGTGTCTTAAGCTCCCATAAGGGTGTTAATGTTCCTAACACTGATTTAAAGGATTTTGGCTTAACCGCTAAAGATAAACGTGATTTGAAAATTGGTTTGAAGGTGGGCGTTGATTGTGTGGCTCTGTCTTTTGTGCAAACAGCCGACGATGTTTTACGTTTGCGTAAATTAATCGGTAAGAAGCCGATTAAAATTATTTCTAAGATCGAGCGCGGTATCGCTTTAGAAAATATCAACGATATTATTGAAGTCTCCGATATTATTATGGTCGCCCGCGGAGATTTAGGGATTGAAGTCCCGGCCGAGCGTTTGCCGATAATCCAGAAAAATTTAATTAGTCAGGCGCACTGGCACAAGAGGCCGGCTATTTTAGCTACTCAGGTGATGACGTCAATGATTAAAAATCCTCATCCGACGAGAGCAGAAGTGAGCGATATCGCTAATGCCGTGATTGATGGCGCCGACATGATTATGCTTTCTGATGAGACAACTGTTGGCAATTATCCTTTAGAGGCGGTTAAAATGTTAAAGAAGGTGATTGTTTACACCGAAGAAAGTTTGACTAAAAAATATTTCTAA
- the eno gene encoding phosphopyruvate hydratase (Derived by automated computational analysis using gene prediction method: Protein Homology. GO_function: GO:0004634 - phosphopyruvate hydratase activity [Evidence IEA]; GO_process: GO:0006096 - glycolytic process [Evidence IEA]): MKIKTIKASQILDSRGNPTVTATVVLESGASGWAAVPSGASTGSYEAVELRDGGEAYGGLGVSEAIKNVNEKIAPALIGQLATEQSAIDKLMIDLDGTPNKANLGANAILAVSLAVARAAAAGLNQPLYKYLTQFNPRFDGTYKLPLPMLNILNGGKHADWATDIQEYMILPVGAKSMAEAVKMGAEIYQALKKTLKKKGYQITVGDEGGFAPAVKTNAEAFDLLNEAVSSAGYKPGEEVVFGIDAAATEFFHEGKYQLKKEDKILSASELVGFYQGLAAKYPLVSFEDILAEDDWSGWGEFMAAFNSQVQVVGDDLYVTNVERLKKGIETKASNSILIKLNQIGTLSETVAAINLALENNFTAVISHRSGETEDAFIADLAVALGTGQIKTGAPARSERTAKYNRLLAIAEELGEAGQLAPFPFRS, translated from the coding sequence ATGAAAATAAAAACAATTAAAGCGAGTCAGATTTTAGACTCCAGGGGAAATCCGACTGTGACGGCGACCGTAGTCTTAGAAAGTGGCGCTTCTGGTTGGGCGGCTGTTCCTAGCGGTGCTTCAACCGGCAGTTATGAAGCAGTGGAACTACGTGATGGTGGCGAGGCTTACGGCGGTTTAGGCGTTAGCGAGGCTATAAAAAATGTTAATGAAAAAATTGCCCCCGCTTTAATTGGCCAACTAGCTACCGAGCAATCAGCAATTGATAAGTTAATGATCGATTTAGATGGTACTCCCAATAAGGCTAATTTAGGGGCGAATGCGATTTTAGCTGTTTCCTTGGCGGTGGCGCGCGCGGCGGCCGCCGGGCTAAACCAGCCTTTGTATAAATATTTGACTCAGTTTAATCCGCGCTTTGATGGTACCTACAAACTGCCTTTACCGATGTTAAATATTTTAAATGGTGGTAAACACGCGGATTGGGCAACTGACATTCAGGAATATATGATTTTGCCGGTGGGCGCCAAAAGTATGGCCGAAGCGGTAAAGATGGGGGCCGAAATTTATCAGGCCTTAAAAAAGACTTTGAAGAAAAAGGGGTATCAAATTACGGTTGGCGATGAGGGTGGTTTTGCACCGGCGGTTAAAACTAATGCCGAGGCTTTTGATCTGCTTAATGAAGCGGTTAGCAGTGCCGGCTACAAGCCGGGGGAAGAAGTGGTTTTTGGAATTGATGCCGCCGCCACTGAATTCTTCCATGAGGGTAAGTATCAATTAAAAAAAGAAGATAAAATTTTGAGTGCTAGTGAGTTAGTGGGATTTTACCAAGGCTTGGCGGCCAAATATCCATTAGTTTCTTTTGAGGATATTTTAGCGGAAGATGACTGGTCCGGTTGGGGAGAGTTTATGGCGGCCTTCAACAGTCAGGTTCAGGTCGTGGGTGATGATTTATATGTTACTAATGTTGAACGTTTAAAGAAGGGGATTGAAACTAAGGCCAGTAATTCTATTTTGATTAAACTTAATCAAATTGGTACTCTAAGCGAAACAGTCGCCGCTATTAATTTAGCTTTAGAAAATAATTTTACAGCAGTGATCTCGCACCGCAGCGGCGAGACCGAAGACGCTTTTATTGCTGATTTAGCGGTCGCTTTGGGCACGGGGCAAATTAAGACTGGTGCTCCGGCGCGCTCGGAGAGAACTGCCAAGTATAACCGTTTATTAGCAATTGCCGAAGAATTGGGTGAAGCTGGCCAATTAGCGCCGTTTCCTTTCCGATCCTAA
- a CDS encoding metallophosphoesterase (Derived by automated computational analysis using gene prediction method: Protein Homology.) — MRVFKYLNWTIFIGGYILVWILSSWLFAWSSFGAKALSATAFILLAVLTIIVFKHTNKKDSPWWRFLYQLVFGLLGVGFIFLLVALLAWLIYLILGFFGITLPFNILRPLILALVAVLTLISIYQAREPKIKSYEVKINKLPDSWVDKKIVHLSDLHLGPVWREKFLKRVLKKVQSLAPEAIFISGDLFDGSQVDFSWLGNLLNEFQPPRGVYYSFGNHDLDLGSEKVHELLDPWLIEILENRLIEDSGLQIIGLNFQDKHNYLSPGEQLAKTPYQADKPSILLYHEPKDPLAFKIAGIDLQLSGHTHAGQMFPFNLVAANLYDWRAYGLYQDGHYHLSVSSGVGTWGPPLRLGTRSEIVLITLKSA, encoded by the coding sequence ATGAGAGTTTTTAAATATCTCAATTGGACAATTTTTATTGGCGGCTACATCTTAGTATGGATTTTAAGCAGCTGGCTTTTTGCTTGGTCGTCTTTCGGCGCCAAAGCGCTTTCGGCCACTGCTTTTATTTTGCTGGCGGTTTTAACAATTATTGTTTTTAAGCATACTAATAAAAAAGATTCGCCTTGGTGGCGCTTCCTCTATCAGCTCGTTTTTGGACTCCTCGGAGTGGGCTTTATTTTTTTATTAGTGGCTCTTTTGGCTTGGCTAATTTATTTAATCCTTGGTTTCTTTGGAATTACTTTACCCTTTAATATCTTAAGACCTTTAATTTTAGCGCTAGTAGCAGTCTTAACCTTAATTTCTATCTATCAGGCCCGAGAGCCAAAGATTAAATCTTACGAAGTGAAGATTAATAAGTTACCAGACTCTTGGGTGGATAAAAAAATTGTTCATCTTTCCGATCTACATTTAGGGCCGGTCTGGCGGGAAAAATTCTTAAAAAGAGTTTTGAAAAAGGTTCAGTCTTTAGCGCCAGAAGCAATTTTTATTAGTGGTGATTTATTTGATGGCAGCCAGGTTGATTTCTCCTGGCTCGGCAATCTATTAAATGAATTTCAGCCGCCGCGCGGAGTGTATTATTCTTTTGGCAATCATGATTTAGATTTAGGCAGTGAGAAGGTTCATGAGTTGTTAGACCCCTGGTTGATAGAGATTCTAGAAAATCGTTTAATCGAAGATTCGGGTTTACAAATTATTGGCCTTAACTTTCAGGATAAGCACAATTATTTAAGCCCGGGTGAGCAATTAGCCAAAACTCCTTATCAGGCCGATAAGCCGAGTATTCTTCTTTATCACGAACCTAAAGATCCACTGGCTTTCAAAATTGCCGGAATTGATTTACAGTTATCGGGACATACGCACGCCGGCCAGATGTTTCCTTTTAATCTAGTAGCTGCTAATCTTTATGACTGGCGCGCGTATGGTTTGTACCAAGACGGTCATTATCACTTATCGGTTAGTAGTGGAGTCGGTACTTGGGGGCCACCCTTGCGTTTGGGGACGCGCTCCGAAATTGTTTTAATTACTTTAAAGAGCGCATAA
- the rlmN gene encoding 23S rRNA (adenine(2503)-C(2))-methyltransferase RlmN (Derived by automated computational analysis using gene prediction method: Protein Homology. GO_function: GO:0008757 - S-adenosylmethionine-dependent methyltransferase activity [Evidence IEA]; GO_function: GO:0016433 - rRNA (adenine) methyltransferase activity [Evidence IEA]; GO_process: GO:0031167 - rRNA methylation [Evidence IEA]), translating into MNLSKVHESLAGELKFRHSQAEQAIFKDLVTSWQEVTNFPKDLRERLETDCPLTIEAELFSSTDKTTQKALITLEDGLKIETVLISQSDGRQTVCVSSQVGCPLACEFCATGQSGFSRNLTAAEIVEQVLFWQRELKASDNKVDNVVFMGMGEPLLNYDQVIKALKWLNDPETFGLGARRLSVSTAGIPAEIKRLAGEPLQVNLAISLHFAVDLQRERYMPIARRYSLAELMAAVEVYQKKAGRQVMFEYLMIKGINDSDNDVQLLIRLLSGRPLSVVNLIPYNPTGRFLPSSAERVREFRKKLEDAGLKVTTRRSYGGDIAAACGQLAKK; encoded by the coding sequence ATGAATTTATCTAAAGTCCACGAGAGTTTGGCTGGCGAACTTAAATTCCGTCATAGTCAAGCCGAGCAGGCTATTTTTAAGGACTTGGTGACGAGTTGGCAAGAGGTTACTAATTTTCCTAAAGATTTACGCGAACGCTTAGAAACTGATTGTCCGCTCACAATTGAGGCGGAATTATTTAGTAGCACTGATAAAACTACTCAAAAAGCGCTGATCACTTTAGAGGATGGCCTAAAAATTGAAACAGTTTTAATTAGTCAAAGCGATGGCCGGCAAACAGTCTGTGTTTCTTCGCAAGTTGGTTGCCCTTTGGCCTGCGAATTCTGTGCGACTGGGCAAAGTGGTTTTAGTCGTAATCTAACGGCCGCGGAAATTGTGGAACAAGTTTTATTTTGGCAACGTGAGTTAAAAGCTAGTGATAATAAGGTTGATAATGTGGTTTTTATGGGTATGGGTGAGCCTTTATTAAATTATGATCAGGTAATTAAAGCTTTAAAATGGCTTAATGACCCGGAAACTTTTGGTCTCGGCGCGCGGCGTTTATCCGTTTCCACTGCCGGTATTCCTGCCGAGATTAAGCGCTTAGCCGGTGAGCCGCTACAAGTTAATTTAGCGATTTCTCTTCACTTTGCTGTTGATTTACAAAGAGAACGTTACATGCCGATTGCGCGACGCTATTCTTTGGCGGAGCTAATGGCCGCCGTGGAGGTTTATCAGAAAAAGGCCGGTCGCCAGGTAATGTTTGAATATTTGATGATTAAAGGAATTAATGATAGTGATAATGACGTCCAGTTGTTAATTCGCTTGTTAAGTGGCCGACCATTAAGTGTCGTTAATCTTATCCCCTATAATCCCACCGGCCGATTTTTACCGAGTTCCGCGGAACGAGTTAGAGAGTTTAGAAAAAAATTAGAAGACGCCGGTCTAAAAGTAACCACTCGTCGTTCTTATGGTGGCGACATTGCCGCCGCCTGTGGCCAGCTAGCGAAAAAATAA
- a CDS encoding hypothetical protein (Derived by automated computational analysis using gene prediction method: GeneMarkS-2+.) yields the protein MKKITGVILIFLFLWVALPSNLSAQTSGTNVPINAGLSVYFSPNSIGDYYFYYNFSNLWPHYVEVSVYWQSDTYPGWKNFYISRVNQQTVLLHSGTNDNVRYMAIFRTTGTNATASWIFY from the coding sequence ATGAAAAAGATTACTGGAGTTATTTTGATTTTTTTGTTTTTATGGGTGGCCCTACCTTCTAATTTATCTGCCCAAACAAGCGGAACCAATGTGCCAATTAATGCAGGCCTTAGCGTTTACTTTTCACCAAATTCTATCGGTGATTATTATTTTTATTACAATTTTTCAAATCTTTGGCCGCATTATGTTGAAGTTTCTGTGTATTGGCAAAGTGATACCTATCCGGGGTGGAAAAATTTTTACATTAGTAGAGTAAACCAACAAACTGTACTTTTACACAGTGGCACGAATGACAATGTTCGTTATATGGCAATATTTAGAACAACAGGCACCAATGCCACCGCTTCATGGATTTTTTACTAA
- a CDS encoding hypothetical protein (Derived by automated computational analysis using gene prediction method: GeneMarkS-2+.), translated as MSKQNKGYLRVAIVMIIIVGAGSYFLSGSSVFKNYTCEKRGGGLVGPDKQECFPKDVKLAAAKNLKGNTITIPNKNEEIVKLDFKDDNYVSGDLKNTTGKIGQVLIDTNRVEAFLNGDSFLSPIQVNYQNADNALYLGAFQFEGGDISKINFLGGYLVVAGDKYLVDKISAELGPYFHVISVVYHQENDSNNQRTAVIHLNTEDAKFYAGKNCSEIVNTETRVRGDNKEYEVCVWGSGKECAVSAYKQGACPLDGIEVANLSEVDKYLKIHGILLPDGRFVTDPERSDCDQEKIYNGLCPTIPFLGQAIGY; from the coding sequence ATGTCTAAGCAAAACAAAGGTTATCTAAGGGTGGCGATAGTCATGATTATTATTGTCGGGGCGGGCAGCTATTTTTTGTCAGGCTCTTCTGTTTTTAAAAATTATACTTGTGAAAAACGGGGCGGTGGGCTGGTGGGACCTGATAAGCAAGAATGTTTTCCGAAAGATGTAAAATTGGCAGCCGCTAAAAATTTAAAAGGCAACACGATCACTATTCCTAATAAAAATGAAGAAATAGTGAAACTAGATTTTAAAGATGATAATTATGTTAGCGGCGATTTAAAAAACACCACTGGCAAAATTGGTCAAGTGCTTATTGATACTAACCGAGTAGAAGCTTTTTTAAATGGTGATTCGTTTTTGAGCCCGATCCAGGTTAATTATCAAAATGCAGACAACGCTCTTTATCTTGGTGCTTTTCAATTTGAGGGCGGTGATATTAGTAAAATAAATTTTCTGGGCGGGTATCTCGTTGTTGCTGGTGATAAATATTTAGTGGATAAAATATCCGCAGAGCTAGGCCCTTATTTTCATGTTATCAGCGTTGTTTACCATCAAGAAAATGATTCTAATAACCAAAGAACAGCTGTTATTCATTTAAACACGGAGGATGCTAAGTTTTATGCCGGTAAAAATTGTTCAGAAATTGTCAATACTGAAACTAGGGTTAGGGGCGATAATAAGGAATATGAGGTGTGTGTTTGGGGTAGTGGCAAGGAATGCGCCGTTTCTGCCTATAAGCAAGGAGCTTGCCCCTTAGATGGCATTGAGGTGGCGAATTTAAGTGAAGTTGATAAATATCTTAAGATTCATGGAATTTTACTGCCCGATGGTCGGTTTGTAACTGATCCGGAGCGATCAGACTGTGATCAAGAAAAAATATATAACGGCCTTTGTCCAACGATTCCATTTCTCGGTCAAGCAATTGGTTACTAA
- a CDS encoding superoxide dismutase (Derived by automated computational analysis using gene prediction method: Protein Homology. GO_function: GO:0004784 - superoxide dismutase activity [Evidence IEA]; GO_function: GO:0046872 - metal ion binding [Evidence IEA]), whose amino-acid sequence MVTLNELPFAIADLEPHISAKTLEFHHGKHHQAYIDNLNKLIAGTPWEKDSLVGLLVKSYAREGKEGVFNNAAQAFNHEFFWKCLRPARHEAVIPVELKNAVIHSFGSWEKMIEELKGAALSQFGSGWAWLIKEDDHVRVLKTANADTPLAHGQTPLFAIDVWEHAYYLDYQNKRAAYVDAVIDNLANWEFALENLKD is encoded by the coding sequence ATGGTTACTTTAAACGAATTGCCTTTTGCGATTGCCGACTTAGAGCCGCATATTTCTGCTAAAACTCTGGAATTTCATCATGGTAAACACCACCAGGCTTATATTGATAACCTCAATAAATTAATTGCCGGCACTCCTTGGGAAAAAGACAGCTTGGTAGGCTTATTGGTAAAAAGTTATGCCCGCGAAGGGAAGGAGGGCGTTTTTAATAATGCCGCTCAAGCCTTTAACCATGAGTTTTTCTGGAAGTGCCTGCGGCCCGCCCGTCATGAGGCGGTGATCCCGGTGGAGCTTAAAAATGCCGTTATTCATTCTTTTGGCTCTTGGGAGAAAATGATTGAAGAATTAAAAGGAGCGGCGTTGTCTCAGTTTGGTAGCGGTTGGGCGTGGTTAATTAAAGAAGATGATCACGTGCGTGTTTTAAAAACCGCTAACGCTGACACGCCTTTAGCTCATGGCCAAACCCCCTTGTTTGCCATTGATGTCTGGGAACATGCTTATTATTTAGATTATCAAAATAAACGCGCGGCTTATGTTGATGCCGTCATTGATAATTTGGCTAATTGGGAATTTGCTTTAGAGAACTTGAAGGATTAA
- a CDS encoding hypothetical protein (Derived by automated computational analysis using gene prediction method: GeneMarkS-2+.), translating into MTFWRRRSLIVGLLFLSGVLFFFSPTQAQTLPERLTGRILLQVESHGEAWYVNPTNLKRYYLGRPSDALVLMRQLSLGISEAEFATWNQGAPAWAKGRLFLRPESHGEAYYVDLNQRWHYLGRPDDAWQLLRQQGLGITNIDLNKIPAATSAPLSATIAPPSPTSSLDLDHLSSLTWKYRQENYEQNFSLSSQLNKDYAASLKVFYYNDQADVQAVREGFYGLFLKPKEGDTLVGDLVAYARRTGRSRGWSSDQVAEFVLALVQYIPYDQSKLTQSPIIPNYPYETVYKNSGVCSDKTFLAVSLLRELGYGAAILDFPEKNHSAVGIACPPEDSLAGSGYCFVETTNYFPPGVVPGAISSGQAVGGSEMPLALFTADHLGRLEIYQKTPGSFYEGVRVTKEKAESLKNLYQRLATEKQLLDVAGKELSAEQERLSAQRAKLDAYLVTGDLVAYNKEVDAYNQAVNQYNSDLEGYRQQQREYNNLVTTYNQGLADFYQK; encoded by the coding sequence ATGACTTTTTGGCGGCGCCGAAGCCTAATAGTCGGACTCTTATTTTTAAGTGGTGTCTTATTTTTCTTCTCGCCCACTCAAGCGCAAACGTTACCAGAGCGCTTAACGGGCCGTATTTTACTTCAAGTAGAAAGCCATGGTGAAGCCTGGTATGTTAATCCGACTAATTTAAAACGTTATTATTTAGGGCGCCCTAGTGACGCCTTAGTTTTAATGAGACAACTCAGCCTTGGCATTTCCGAGGCCGAGTTTGCGACTTGGAATCAAGGCGCGCCGGCTTGGGCCAAGGGGCGCTTGTTTTTGCGACCCGAGAGTCACGGTGAAGCTTATTATGTCGACTTAAATCAACGTTGGCATTATTTAGGTCGCCCTGATGACGCTTGGCAGCTGCTACGTCAGCAAGGTTTGGGAATTACAAATATTGATCTAAACAAAATCCCGGCGGCAACTAGCGCTCCTCTTAGCGCGACAATCGCTCCGCCTTCACCGACCAGTTCGTTAGATTTAGACCATTTAAGCTCTTTAACTTGGAAATATAGGCAAGAAAATTACGAACAAAATTTTTCTTTATCAAGCCAGTTGAATAAAGATTATGCCGCCAGTCTAAAAGTTTTTTATTACAATGATCAGGCTGATGTTCAAGCGGTGCGAGAAGGATTTTATGGTTTATTTTTAAAACCTAAAGAGGGTGATACTTTAGTCGGTGATTTAGTGGCCTATGCCCGGCGCACGGGTCGCAGCCGCGGCTGGAGCAGTGATCAGGTGGCGGAATTTGTTTTGGCGCTAGTGCAGTATATTCCTTATGATCAGAGTAAACTCACGCAATCGCCAATTATTCCTAATTACCCTTATGAAACCGTCTATAAAAATTCCGGCGTTTGTTCTGATAAGACTTTTTTAGCGGTTAGTCTTTTACGAGAGCTTGGTTATGGAGCAGCAATTTTAGATTTTCCGGAAAAGAATCACTCGGCGGTCGGCATTGCTTGCCCTCCAGAGGACTCACTTGCCGGTAGTGGCTATTGCTTTGTTGAAACTACTAATTATTTTCCGCCCGGAGTTGTGCCTGGAGCAATTTCTTCCGGACAAGCCGTTGGTGGTTCGGAGATGCCCCTGGCCCTATTTACGGCCGATCATTTAGGTCGTTTAGAAATTTATCAAAAAACACCAGGATCTTTTTATGAGGGGGTCAGAGTCACTAAAGAAAAGGCAGAATCTTTAAAAAATCTTTATCAGCGCTTAGCCACCGAAAAACAGTTATTAGATGTGGCTGGGAAGGAGTTGAGTGCCGAGCAAGAGCGTTTAAGCGCTCAGCGCGCCAAACTCGATGCCTATTTAGTCACCGGCGATTTAGTGGCCTATAACAAGGAGGTAGATGCTTATAATCAGGCGGTTAATCAATATAACAGTGATTTAGAAGGCTACCGCCAGCAGCAGAGAGAATATAATAATTTAGTGACTACTTATAATCAGGGGTTGGCTGATTTTTACCAAAAATAA